GGAGTCCATGTTCAATTATAGTACAGATTCGTACCTCGACCAAAAGAGCTTCCGGTTCAAGAACCTCTATGAAGGACTCAGCAGGACGAAGATTGGGGCCAAAGAAATATGAAGGTCAGTCAGTGAAACCTGGCGAAATTATTATGAGGCAGCGTGGAACAAAATTCTATCCTGGTGAGCATGTTGGCATTGGGAAAGATCACACAATCTATGCCTTAGAACCAGGTATTGTAAGATACTATTTAGATCCCTTCCATCCTAAAAGGAAATTTATTGGTGTTGCATTAGGTAGGGGCAAGCTTTTACCTACCCCCCACTTTGCTCCaagatcaagaagattTGGCCATGTGTTATTGGATAATAAGAAGGCAGCCATTAAAGAAGAGGAGGCACTCCCCAGAAAGTTATATATGGTGAAAGACTCTATCTGTCAGGAGCAGAAATTGCGTGAAGAAAAGAGGAAAGAAAGAGCACAAAAGTACAGCAAATTTATAACTGAGGAGCTTGAGTTAAATGTTCCCCGTCTGGACTCTGGCCTAGATTATCTTCTTCGATTAAGGTCATGTCTCCGAAATGGCTTCAATTTAGAGGATGCGCAGTGCTATTCAGAAAAGTTTGTGAAGAAACAAATAGAGCTAAAGGCAAGTAGAGAGCAATGGGATGCAAAAGTTAAAGATGATTTACTGGAGAAGGTAAATAATACTGTAGAGATACTgaacaaatcaatttcatttgacAATAAGTTCAGAATAATTAGATTTATTAGTGCTGAGGAGAAATCCACCCTAAAAGTACGGTTAATTGAGAATCTCAAGGAACTAGTATCACAAAACAAGCTaccaaaaattgttgatcTATTTAACGATGCTTCTCATTTTTTGTCACTCTCTGAAGAGGTTCGTCTTCGTAGAATGTTCTTGAAACCACTTCAAACCGGGACTTTAAAGATTGAAGGTTTCAGCCCTTCTTCAAGAGGTTCGAGAGCTCGTTATAATTATGatacaaataaaattgaagcGTTTTAATCGTATATGTACATAGGGCACGTATTAAACCTGTAAATAAGAATATATGAAGAGCATTCATAATAAGAGTTCTATTCATATTCTGTTGTCACATTTTTGCCATCTATGAACCTGGTAACCCGTTGTTATACATTTTCACCTTGAAAAAGTAACGGCTTTGGGGTCGAGTGGCATTCCATCTGGCCCAATTGcattatctttgaattttctctCGGTGAAAAGTAACCTTGCCTTATCAAAACTGACCTGCTCATTTTCCATGATGTTcttaatttcttgtttcGATTTATCGTCTAGCCCTGCTCTACcgtcatcattattttttgatattatattaaagtttcttgaatataatCCACTTTCTACATCATTAACAAACTCACTATTTAGGCTAATGTGGCCACCAAATCTCCTCTTTAAATTAAGcattatttcttgaaatttgaacGCTATCATCAGTAACTGTTAGTATTGTAATTCCGAATAAGCACCTAGAAATAAATATGTCAGTTGGAGTTAATACatacaaatatattttcttttgatgaaaataatatacaagCTAGTGCTTGCTATAGCTAGCCAGACTAATAGCTTGGTACTTATCAAGTTTCCCATAGTAGACTCACAACTTTctttaaattatttaataattAGGAGAGATGTACTTTTTTTAAAGGCTCCATAAAAGTATGTAacataaattatatatctGCAAAGCCGAATTTTTTTAGTCCAGCAATCTAAACAACTTGTTACCATCGAAAATCATTAAAAAATACAGTACCACAAGCTACATTGCATGAAAATTGATGGCGGAGTGTGTCTTGAAAATGGTACATTCCAATGAATGATAAATATGTCTTTGATGCAACTAAAGAGCACCTTTAATTCATAAATAGCTGAGTTCTCTGACGAACCGTGACCCCAGAGTACGCATTACATAGCTACTTAATGACCGGGGTAAATGTGATTTCCGTTGTAAAAATCATTATCGAACACCTTGCATCTGAGCTTGGGCAGTCCGATGCATTcacaattgaaattatggAAGTTGGAGAGATTTAATGCAAAAAGGTTAATCAAATtgtcatattttttgaCACTTCAGTGACCTTATATCTAGGGGATGCACTACACGTTACAGATTTCTTTACTGAGCCATTGCTTCTCAACTCACAAGTTTGCCCCGTAATGACATGTCCTTGAAATAGTAGTCAGCTAAATGACGACAATGTCGGTAAATCCTAAGTGCTTTCCATTTGTGAATGAAAGTTgtgtaatattattatcataaATAGTCTTGGGTGAACTGTAaagaattttgataaaggTTCAGTGTTAGCCAAAAAGATGGTTATTTTCATGAATTGCAGCATATGAGTGATACCAAATAAAAAGTTTCAAAGTGAGGGAGTTGCATTGCTTTTTCCTATAATCGAGGAATTAATT
This is a stretch of genomic DNA from Kazachstania africana CBS 2517 chromosome 8, complete genome. It encodes these proteins:
- the MRP7 gene encoding mitochondrial 54S ribosomal protein bL27m (similar to Saccharomyces cerevisiae MRP7 (YNL005C); ancestral locus Anc_1.410), with translation MFGLSLLFSRRSPCSIIVQIRTSTKRASGSRTSMKDSAGRRLGPKKYEGQSVKPGEIIMRQRGTKFYPGEHVGIGKDHTIYALEPGIVRYYLDPFHPKRKFIGVALGRGKLLPTPHFAPRSRRFGHVLLDNKKAAIKEEEALPRKLYMVKDSICQEQKLREEKRKERAQKYSKFITEELELNVPRLDSGLDYLLRLRSCLRNGFNLEDAQCYSEKFVKKQIELKASREQWDAKVKDDLLEKVNNTVEILNKSISFDNKFRIIRFISAEEKSTLKVRLIENLKELVSQNKLPKIVDLFNDASHFLSLSEEVRLRRMFLKPLQTGTLKIEGFSPSSRGSRARYNYDTNKIEAF
- the KAFR0H03100 gene encoding uncharacterized protein (similar to Saccharomyces cerevisiae YCL012C; ancestral locus Anc_1.407), with product MIAFKFQEIMLNLKRRFGGHISLNSEFVNDVESGLYSRNFNIISKNNDDGRAGLDDKSKQEIKNIMENEQVSFDKARLLFTERKFKDNAIGPDGMPLDPKAVTFSR